A region of Chlamydia crocodili DNA encodes the following proteins:
- a CDS encoding HAD-IB family phosphatase, with protein sequence MRRSCIYAFDLDGTLLRGNSSIGFYKYALGRRLFSYKTLPSCCLFFLRFRFFFLDLPSFYSRIVSSLLTTVSFEELSSIAVEFAHTLNEKDFYYPALEKFHEALEDSSGEVMIFSSSPDFIVRPIAEILGANMCYASGFQEFSRGQMLANQCLTGDNKAKILSHLKKIGRARSHTFSDHIFDLPFLLLGEEKTVVRPKGRLRKMARKYYWNII encoded by the coding sequence ATGAGACGCTCTTGTATATATGCTTTTGATTTAGATGGTACATTGCTACGAGGTAATAGCAGTATAGGGTTTTATAAATACGCCTTAGGGCGTCGCTTATTCTCTTATAAAACCCTTCCCTCTTGCTGTTTGTTTTTTCTGCGTTTTCGATTTTTTTTTTTAGATTTGCCTTCATTTTATTCTCGAATCGTCTCGTCTTTACTCACAACGGTTTCTTTCGAAGAGCTTTCTTCTATAGCGGTGGAGTTTGCGCATACGCTAAATGAAAAAGATTTTTATTATCCCGCTTTAGAAAAATTTCATGAAGCTTTGGAGGATTCCTCAGGAGAAGTCATGATCTTTTCTTCATCTCCAGATTTTATTGTTCGGCCCATAGCCGAGATACTTGGGGCAAATATGTGTTATGCCTCAGGATTTCAAGAGTTTTCTAGAGGGCAAATGCTTGCAAATCAATGTCTGACTGGGGATAATAAGGCGAAAATACTTAGCCACCTTAAAAAAATAGGGCGGGCAAGAAGTCATACTTTCTCAGACCACATCTTCGACTTGCCTTTTCTTCTTCTAGGTGAGGAGAAAACAGTAGTGCGGCCTAAGGGAAGACTGAGAAAAATGGCCAGAAAGTATTATTGGAATATTATTTAA